The Herpetosiphonaceae bacterium genome contains a region encoding:
- a CDS encoding LysM peptidoglycan-binding domain-containing protein: MSGLTLWLVLGVLLLPTFGALLARALEGRSGARAVQLIGGLGFAGAIVCLVALQWRPLDAATLGRLTIFLPSSDVVVAQDSFVEIPTAAPTSTIVRPTATATATTRPTSTPTAEPTATLEPTPTEVPPPTEVPPTEVPPPPTEPTSPPAQPRRYVVQSGDTLRGIAERFGVSVGAILRYNGLSEEDGDNLRPGQELLIPPS, from the coding sequence ATGTCTGGATTAACGCTATGGCTTGTGCTCGGTGTGCTGCTACTGCCGACGTTCGGCGCGCTGCTGGCGCGCGCGCTTGAGGGCCGCAGCGGAGCGCGGGCCGTCCAACTGATCGGCGGGCTGGGCTTTGCCGGGGCGATCGTGTGTCTGGTAGCGCTGCAATGGAGGCCGCTCGACGCGGCGACGCTTGGCCGACTGACGATCTTTTTACCGTCCAGCGATGTGGTTGTGGCCCAGGATTCGTTCGTGGAGATCCCGACCGCCGCGCCGACGAGCACGATCGTCAGGCCGACAGCGACGGCGACGGCGACCACGAGGCCAACCAGCACGCCTACTGCCGAGCCGACCGCCACCCTTGAGCCGACGCCGACAGAAGTGCCGCCGCCGACGGAGGTACCGCCGACGGAGGTGCCGCCACCGCCGACGGAGCCGACCAGCCCGCCCGCTCAGCCTCGGCGCTACGTGGTGCAAAGCGGCGATACCCTGCGCGGCATCGCCGAGCGCTTTGGCGTGTCGGTTGGAGCGATCTTGCGCTATAACGGGCTATCCGAAGAAGACGGCGATAACCTGCGGCCCGGGCAAGAGCTTTTGATTCCACCGTCTTAG
- a CDS encoding MoxR family ATPase: MTTAPRPQPTISPEQFRAAASAIEAEVAKVIVGQRQLVRLTLVTLLAGGNALLEGVPGLAKTTLVRTLADVVDCRFSRIQFTPDLMPADIVGTTIIAEDDAGRKQFRFEPGPIFANLVLADEINRATPKTQSALLEAMQERTVSVAKTVHKLDQPFFVLATQNPLEMEGTYPLPEAQLDRFFFKIDVPFPSTDELVEIANRTTSLNVPQPRRVVNGATIMQMQALAREVPIASHVLNYAARLISATHPTREAPAITQQYIRYGASPRGMQTLILAGKILALLEGRYNVAFADLKQAALPALRHRVILNFEAQAEGVGADDVVRGVIEAVKEE; the protein is encoded by the coding sequence ATGACAACCGCACCACGCCCACAGCCGACGATTAGCCCGGAGCAGTTTCGGGCCGCAGCCAGCGCGATCGAGGCCGAGGTCGCCAAGGTGATCGTCGGCCAGCGCCAACTGGTTCGCCTGACGCTGGTGACGCTGCTGGCCGGTGGCAACGCGCTGCTGGAGGGCGTGCCCGGCCTGGCGAAAACCACGCTGGTCCGCACGCTGGCCGATGTCGTGGACTGTCGTTTCTCGCGTATCCAGTTCACGCCCGACCTGATGCCCGCCGATATTGTCGGCACGACGATCATTGCCGAGGACGATGCCGGACGCAAGCAGTTCCGCTTCGAGCCGGGGCCGATCTTCGCGAATCTGGTGCTGGCCGACGAGATCAACCGCGCCACGCCCAAGACGCAATCGGCGCTGCTGGAAGCGATGCAGGAGCGAACCGTCAGCGTGGCAAAGACGGTGCATAAGCTCGATCAGCCCTTCTTCGTGCTGGCGACACAAAATCCACTGGAGATGGAGGGCACGTATCCGCTGCCGGAGGCGCAGCTCGACCGCTTCTTCTTCAAGATCGATGTGCCGTTTCCGTCGACCGATGAGCTGGTCGAGATCGCCAACCGCACGACGAGCCTGAACGTGCCACAGCCCCGCCGCGTGGTCAACGGCGCGACGATCATGCAGATGCAGGCGCTAGCCCGTGAGGTGCCGATCGCCAGCCATGTGCTCAACTACGCCGCGCGCCTGATCTCGGCGACGCATCCGACCAGGGAAGCGCCCGCGATTACCCAGCAGTATATCCGCTACGGCGCGTCGCCGCGTGGCATGCAGACGCTGATCCTGGCGGGCAAGATCCTGGCGCTGCTCGAAGGCCGCTACAACGTTGCCTTCGCCGACCTCAAGCAGGCGGCGCTGCCAGCGCTGCGCCATCGCGTGATCCTCAACTTCGAGGCGCAGGCCGAGGGCGTCGGTGCCGACGATGTGGTGCGCGGGGTCATCGAGGCGGTCAAAGAAGAATAA
- a CDS encoding DUF58 domain-containing protein has product MTNSSQAVRLFDAAFLAKLDRLALITKRAIAGELQGERRSPKRGASVEFADFKPYVAGDDFRQIDWNLYARMERFFLKLFVAEEELTIHLLIDTSRSMDWGDPHKLHYAKRVVGAMGYIALSNLDRITLTAFGQERELRLPPQRSRRGVVPLFSFLTDLQPGSTTRFAAVCRRYAQTARNPGPLLLCSDLMDEEWQEGLQALLARRFEITVLHLLAPQEVNPQLEGDVRLVDVEGGPPVDLTADVDLIRRYQRSLQQWRDDIGEYCNARSITYLPIETSLPIEDLLLNILRRRGVVR; this is encoded by the coding sequence ATGACTAACAGCTCTCAAGCGGTTCGTCTGTTCGATGCCGCCTTCCTTGCCAAGCTCGACCGACTGGCGCTGATCACCAAGCGGGCCATTGCGGGCGAGCTACAGGGCGAGCGCCGCAGCCCCAAGCGCGGCGCGTCGGTCGAGTTTGCCGATTTCAAGCCGTATGTCGCTGGCGACGACTTCCGGCAGATCGACTGGAACCTGTACGCGCGCATGGAGCGCTTTTTCCTCAAGCTCTTCGTGGCCGAGGAAGAGCTGACGATCCATCTGCTGATCGACACGAGCCGATCGATGGACTGGGGCGATCCGCACAAGCTGCACTACGCCAAACGTGTGGTCGGCGCGATGGGCTATATCGCGCTGTCGAATCTGGACCGGATCACGCTGACGGCGTTCGGGCAGGAGCGCGAGCTGCGCTTGCCGCCGCAGCGCTCGCGGCGCGGCGTGGTGCCGCTCTTCTCATTCCTGACCGATCTCCAGCCGGGCAGCACGACCCGCTTTGCCGCCGTGTGCAGGCGCTACGCCCAGACCGCGCGCAATCCGGGGCCGCTGCTGCTCTGCTCCGATCTGATGGACGAGGAGTGGCAGGAGGGTCTTCAAGCGCTGCTGGCGCGGCGTTTTGAGATCACCGTGCTGCACCTGCTCGCGCCGCAGGAGGTCAATCCGCAGCTTGAGGGCGACGTGCGGCTGGTCGATGTCGAGGGTGGGCCGCCCGTCGATCTGACCGCCGACGTCGATCTGATCCGCCGCTACCAGCGCAGCCTTCAGCAATGGCGCGACGACATCGGCGAGTACTGCAACGCGCGCAGCATCACCTACCTGCCGATCGAAACCAGCCTCCCGATCGAAGATCTGCTGCTCAATATTCTGCGTCGGCGCGGCGTCGTGCGGTAG
- a CDS encoding MFS transporter translates to MKKLRSSPLLPIFLIVFIGLFGFGIILPLLPLYAEAFGASPFVVGVLLASYSLMQLIATPYLGALSDRIGRRPVLIISQVGTVASFILLGLANSLPLLFAARLLDGISGGNISTAQAYISDVVEEKDRARAYGLIGAAFGLGFILGPAIGGILSSGDHYQIPAFVAAAISLLSLLLTIFMLPESLPREKRNVARQPRIIDVEGLRRSFGYEQLGLLLLIFFLFNLAQAGFQGLFALFNDRQFGFGARETGYVLAYVGVLAVLIQGGGIGPIVKRFGERHTLQAGLLLAGIGLITAGFVTDWPMLLLALLPVAIGLGVATPSANSLITRESPPAERGQILGISQSVAALARVVGPLVAGLAFEYGAWGPFVLAGILIVVAGGFALRLLPPSRPSEDPRFRHSSAAEERAIP, encoded by the coding sequence ATGAAGAAGCTACGCAGCTCGCCGCTGTTGCCCATATTTTTGATCGTCTTTATCGGTCTGTTTGGCTTCGGCATTATTTTGCCGCTCTTGCCGCTGTACGCCGAAGCCTTTGGCGCGTCGCCGTTCGTCGTCGGCGTGCTGCTGGCCTCCTACTCGCTGATGCAGTTGATCGCCACGCCCTACCTCGGCGCGCTCTCCGACCGCATCGGGCGGCGTCCGGTGCTGATCATCAGCCAGGTTGGAACGGTCGCATCGTTTATTCTGCTGGGCCTGGCAAACTCATTGCCGCTCCTGTTTGCGGCGCGTCTGCTCGACGGCATTTCGGGCGGCAATATCTCGACGGCGCAGGCCTACATCAGCGATGTGGTCGAAGAAAAAGATCGGGCCAGGGCGTACGGCCTGATCGGCGCGGCGTTCGGCCTGGGCTTTATCCTGGGACCGGCGATCGGCGGTATTCTGAGCAGCGGCGATCATTACCAGATTCCGGCATTCGTCGCCGCCGCAATCTCGCTGCTCTCACTGCTCCTGACGATCTTTATGCTGCCGGAGTCGCTGCCGCGTGAAAAGCGCAACGTGGCACGGCAGCCGCGCATCATCGACGTGGAAGGGCTGCGGCGGTCGTTCGGCTACGAGCAGCTTGGTCTGCTGCTGCTGATCTTCTTTCTGTTCAACCTGGCGCAGGCTGGCTTCCAGGGCTTGTTCGCGCTCTTCAACGATCGGCAGTTTGGCTTTGGCGCGCGTGAGACGGGCTATGTGCTGGCGTATGTCGGCGTGCTGGCGGTGCTGATCCAGGGCGGTGGGATCGGCCCGATCGTCAAGCGCTTCGGCGAGCGCCACACGCTGCAAGCCGGGCTGCTGCTGGCCGGGATCGGCCTGATCACGGCGGGCTTTGTCACGGACTGGCCGATGCTGCTGCTGGCGCTGCTGCCCGTGGCGATCGGCCTGGGCGTTGCCACGCCAAGCGCCAACAGCCTGATCACCCGCGAAAGTCCACCGGCGGAGCGCGGCCAGATCCTCGGCATCTCCCAGTCGGTCGCCGCACTGGCGCGAGTCGTCGGGCCGCTGGTAGCAGGATTGGCCTTTGAGTATGGAGCCTGGGGACCGTTCGTGCTCGCCGGGATCTTGATCGTCGTGGCAGGTGGCTTTGCGCTGCGGCTCCTGCCGCCGTCGCGGCCATCGGAAGATCCGCGCTTCCGGCACTCGTCGGCAGCCGAGGAGCGGGCAATACCGTAA
- a CDS encoding VWA domain-containing protein: MGLLAPLALGLTLLVPVVVAMYLLKLRREERMVSSTFLWQRMVRDVEANAPWQRLRRNILLLLQLLILLALIFALARPYILTTGITGQNLILIVDRSASMAATDVGGTRLDAAKQEALRLIEQLPDGGRATVIAIGGQMEVPVSASTDRRELRNAIEGLSIRNGGGSDLSQALALASALAAREADSEVAIISDGQVMLPDKATLPVPAQFFPIGTRGENVAISAFVLQPGTGGQTLFAQATNYGTAPVQRRMVIELDGQLFNAYDLTLEPGQDRSIVADVPNTVRQARARLEGDDVLPLDDQAWATSPGTDKATVRIVTDGNRFLETAFGLLPGIQVSTVPTTTTTFTDTAALTVLDGVTPDPLPRGNLLFIGPLRSTELFSVTGEVQFPALRPATGNEPLLRNVSVSEINVLRSAQLSKPVWARTVIDSDGGPILLAGEQNGRRVGVLGFALQSSDLPLQVAFPVLMANLTGYLAPGQGGEAAQLQPGQPLVVPVPPDATRVTITDPNGRTTALTPQNNQAIYGDTEALGVYGIEIERQGAEPLQRAAAVNLQNASESRVEPRAQLNLFQVGGRVVAEAQERAGRSEMWRWLAWIALLVLIVEWLVYQRSAIVWLRERWLKRSEPRPQGAKPRL; encoded by the coding sequence ATGGGTTTGCTCGCTCCGCTGGCTCTTGGACTGACGCTTCTGGTTCCCGTTGTCGTCGCGATGTACTTGCTGAAGCTGCGGCGCGAAGAGCGGATGGTTTCGTCTACGTTTCTCTGGCAGCGGATGGTCCGCGATGTCGAGGCCAATGCCCCGTGGCAACGGCTGCGCCGCAATATCCTGCTGCTGCTCCAACTGCTGATCCTACTCGCGCTGATCTTCGCGCTGGCGCGTCCCTATATCCTCACCACAGGCATCACCGGACAAAACTTAATCTTGATCGTCGATCGCTCGGCCAGCATGGCGGCAACCGATGTCGGCGGCACGCGGCTGGACGCCGCCAAACAGGAGGCGCTGCGGCTGATCGAGCAGCTACCAGATGGCGGACGCGCCACGGTGATCGCGATCGGCGGGCAGATGGAGGTTCCCGTCTCGGCCTCGACCGACCGGCGCGAGCTGCGGAATGCGATCGAAGGGCTGTCGATCCGCAACGGCGGCGGCAGCGATCTCAGCCAGGCGCTGGCGCTGGCAAGCGCTCTTGCGGCGCGCGAGGCCGATAGCGAGGTCGCGATCATCTCCGATGGTCAGGTGATGCTGCCCGACAAGGCGACGCTGCCGGTGCCCGCGCAGTTCTTTCCGATCGGCACGCGCGGCGAGAACGTGGCGATCTCGGCGTTTGTGTTGCAGCCCGGCACCGGCGGCCAGACGCTCTTTGCCCAGGCGACCAACTACGGCACCGCGCCCGTGCAGCGGCGCATGGTGATCGAGCTGGACGGGCAGCTCTTCAACGCCTACGACCTGACGCTGGAGCCGGGCCAGGATCGCTCGATCGTCGCCGATGTGCCCAACACCGTCAGGCAGGCCCGCGCGCGGCTGGAAGGCGACGACGTGCTGCCGCTCGACGATCAGGCCTGGGCTACCAGCCCCGGCACCGACAAAGCGACCGTGCGGATCGTCACCGACGGCAATCGCTTTCTCGAAACCGCCTTCGGCCTGCTGCCGGGCATTCAAGTCAGCACCGTCCCGACGACGACCACGACGTTCACCGATACCGCCGCGCTCACGGTGCTGGATGGCGTGACGCCCGATCCGCTGCCGCGCGGCAATCTGCTGTTCATCGGCCCGCTGCGCTCGACCGAGCTATTTTCTGTGACGGGCGAGGTGCAGTTTCCGGCGCTGCGTCCGGCAACCGGCAACGAGCCGCTGCTGCGCAACGTGTCGGTGTCCGAGATCAATGTCCTGCGATCGGCGCAGCTTTCAAAGCCCGTGTGGGCGCGCACGGTGATCGACAGCGACGGCGGGCCGATCCTGCTGGCGGGCGAGCAGAATGGTCGGCGGGTGGGCGTGCTCGGCTTTGCGCTGCAAAGCTCGGATCTGCCGCTGCAAGTCGCGTTTCCGGTGCTGATGGCAAACCTGACGGGCTACCTCGCGCCCGGCCAGGGCGGCGAGGCGGCGCAGCTTCAGCCGGGACAGCCGCTCGTGGTGCCGGTGCCGCCGGATGCGACGCGCGTCACGATTACCGATCCGAACGGCAGGACGACGGCGCTCACGCCGCAGAATAATCAGGCGATCTACGGCGATACCGAGGCGCTGGGCGTCTACGGGATCGAGATCGAGCGCCAGGGCGCGGAGCCGCTGCAACGCGCGGCGGCGGTCAATTTGCAGAATGCATCGGAGTCGCGGGTGGAGCCACGGGCGCAGCTCAACCTGTTCCAGGTCGGCGGGCGAGTGGTGGCGGAGGCGCAGGAGCGGGCCGGACGATCCGAGATGTGGCGCTGGCTGGCCTGGATCGCGCTGCTGGTGCTGATTGTCGAGTGGCTGGTCTACCAGCGCAGCGCGATCGTCTGGCTGCGCGAGCGCTGGCTCAAGCGCTCCGAGCCGCGCCCGCAGGGCGCGAAGCCGAGGCTGTGA